The Candidatus Schneideria nysicola genome contains a region encoding:
- the nuoJ gene encoding NADH-quinone oxidoreductase subunit J: MIEIIFFYIASLIAIITTLRAITHTQPVYALLYLIISFIAIACILFLFGAYFAGFLEIIIYAGTIMVLFIFVNMMIPTNKKDKRIIFSALVNRLSKMIPILLLVSIIIMLCYSISQFTTIHSSSYIEHQWIEIKNISIKLFGPYFFVIELASILLLSGMIVAFHFGRNYHPKK; the protein is encoded by the coding sequence ATGATAGAAATCATATTTTTTTATATTGCTAGTTTGATAGCGATTATAACAACGTTAAGAGCCATCACTCACACTCAACCAGTATATGCTTTGTTATATTTAATTATTTCTTTTATTGCTATAGCATGTATATTATTCCTTTTTGGGGCCTATTTTGCAGGTTTTTTAGAAATCATCATTTATGCTGGTACCATTATGGTACTCTTTATTTTTGTGAATATGATGATTCCCACGAATAAAAAAGATAAGAGAATAATCTTCTCCGCATTAGTCAATAGACTCTCTAAAATGATTCCAATTCTCCTATTAGTTTCTATAATTATAATGTTATGTTACTCTATTTCTCAATTCACCACTATCCATTCTAGTAGTTATATTGAACATCAATGGATAGAAATAAAGAATATCTCTATCAAATTATTTGGTCCCTATTTCTTTGTAATAGAACTCGCTTCCATTCTATTGCTAAGTGGAATGATTGTAGCTTTTCATTTTGGACGCAATTATCATCCTAAAAAATAG